The sequence TTTGCGGTCATGGTAGAGATTAACTGCGAAACGGATTTCGTCGCTAAAAATGATGATTTCGTAAAATTTTCCAATAACGTATTGGCGCAAGTGCGTGATTCGAAGCCGGCCAATCTGGACGCATTTTTATCTGCGCCGGCAGCCTTTGCTGCGGGTCAGACCATAGCGGATGCCGTGACCGGATTGACCGCTAAAATCGGTGAAAAAATCGCCGTCAAACGCATTGCCGTGATCGAGAACAATCAAGGCGTTATTGCGGGTTATATTCACCCCGGTAATAAGTTGGGCGTACTTCTGCAGCTCAATGTCGAAGGTTTTGCCGCAACAATGACTGCGGATGCGTATTCCGTTGCTTATGACATTGCTATGCAGGCGGCTGCGATGAATCCGACCTATATCCATCGCGAAGAAGTTCCGGCGGATGTGGTCGAAAAAGAATCGGCTATTCTCCGCGAACAGCTCAAAAACGATCCGAAAAATGCAAATAAACCGGACAATGTTTTGACTAATATCATCAAAGGCCGCCTTGATAAATTTTATCAGGAAGTCTGTCTTGTTGACCAGGCGTTCGTAAAAGATCCCAATAAAATGATCAAAGACCTTGTTGCCGATCTCTCCAAAAAATTAGGCAAACCGGTAACGATCCGGAGATTTGAGCGCTTTCGCCTCGGCGAATAATCTTTTAAAAGCCACGGATTTTAATTCGTGGCTTTTTTTATGTCCTTTTTATAATTTTACCTGCTTTCAATAGAAGTCCTGAACTGCAGGCGTATCGTAAATACAAGGAATCATACCATGCCCATGCCCATATTCAAACGAATCCTCCTCAAGCTCAGCGGCGAAGCGCTTATGGGTGAACAGGGATACGGAATCGATACCAAAGTGCTCGAACAGATAGCCAAAGAAATCAAGGATGTCAAAGCCTTGGGCGTCGAAATCGCCATTGTAATCGGCGGTGGTAATATTTTTCGCGGCTTAGCGGCCAGTGCCAAAGGTATGGATCGCGTATCGGCGGATCACATGGGTATGCTGGCAACAGTGATGAATTCGCTGGCATTACAGGATGCGTTGGAAAAACAAGGACTTTTTACGCGGATACTCAGTGCGATCAAAATGGAACAGGTTTGCGAGCCGTTTATTCGCCGTCGCGCGATACGCCATCTTGAAAAAGGTCGTATTGTAATCTTTGCGGCAGGCACCGGCAATCCGTATTTTACGACGGATACAGCGGCGTCATTGCGTGCGATCGAAGTGGAGGCCGATGTCATACTCAAAGGCACGCGGGTGGACGGCGTTTACGATTCCGATCCGGAGAAAAACAAAGAAGCGTTCCGGTTTGAAAAGATCACTTATCTGGATGTGGTCAAAAAAGGACTCAACGTCATGGATATGACAGCGGTGACCTTGTGTATGGACAATAAACTTCCTATAGTGGTTTTCAATCTAAAAACGCAAGGCAATCTCCGCCGACTTGTACTCGGCGAAAATGTAGGAACACGCGTTCAGCAAGAACAATAAAAATCTAAAGAACCGAATTAAATAATTGAGGTGCTGTTATGTACGACCTGAATAAGCAATATCACGAAACCGAAGAAAAAATGAAAAAGAGCCTCGAGACGGTGCGCAATGAACTTGCTAAAATTCGCAGCGGCCGTGCGACGACGACACTTCTGGATGGTGTCAAAGTGGATTATTACGGCACACCGACGCCACTCAATCAGGTTGGTAATGTTTCCGCGCCGGAAGCGCGATTGCTTACGGTACAACCATGGGAAAAAGGTATGGTTCCGGCTATCGAAAAAGCGATTCGTGAAGCGAATCTGGGTCTCAATCCGCAAAATGATGGCGCGTTGATTCGCATACCCATTCCGCCGCTCAACGAAGAACGTCGTAAAGAATTAGTCAAGCTCGGTAAAAAATATGCCGAAGAAGGAAAAGTGGCCGTTCGCAATGTACGTCGCGATGCCAATGAGCACTTCAAAAAAGCCGAAAAGGATCATAAGATTTCAGAAGATGATTCCAAAGACGCGCAGGACAAAGTGCAAAAAATGACCGACAACTATATCAAAAAAATAGACGAAATGTTGTTAATCAAAGAAAAAGAAATCATGGAAGTTTAGTGGACGTTGTGTTTCGTCAGAAGTGGATGCTCGCTGAAGATTTTGTGCAGATACAATATATTGTTAAGTACCTCAACATATAAGCATTAACACGATCAAAGCGGGCATCATGCCGGTTAAACGGATAGGTTGATACGGCGCGTATGTCAAATTTCTTTTTTACATCCAAAACCCGAACGATCATACAATGGGAATTTACTCAGCGTGTGATTTCAAAGGGTTTTCTTTTTTCAGTCATTTTTATTCCTGTCATTATTCTTGCTTTTACATTATTACCGGTGTTTTTCGCCAATTCTAACGGCAATCGTATTTTTTCTGTCGGCGTATTTGATGCCACCCGGCGTTTGGGCGAAGATCTATCATCGAAGCTGCAAGATTTGACGTATAGCGAAATTCAGCTCGTACCGTTGGCTTCGTCCAATGTGGAAGAGGCATTAGCAGAGGGTAAACGCCTTGCCAAGGAAGACGGAATTGATGCGGTGCTAGTTTTAACTGTGGATATGTTCACTCAGCGAAAAATAGAAATATATACCGACAACCGTACCGAGAATGCCGTACAGATAGAATTGTTAAAACAAGCGGTTGCCAGTCTGCTGATAGAATATCGTATGCGTGGTAAAAATTTTACACACGAAGAAATTCAAAACATCACCGCCCCGTTACAAGTAGACACATATAAACTGGGTAGTGATCATGCCGCTTCGTTACAAAAATACATGACCGGCATTATTTTGGTTATGATGTTGTATTTTGCAATAGCCAATTCGGCCGGATCGTTTATGCGGGGGCTATCTGAGGAAAAAAACAACCGTGTCATTGAAGTGCTTGTCGCCAGTGCCTCGCCGAGGGAAATCATGGCGGGTAAAGTCATCGGTCTCGGGTTAGTTGGGTTGTTGCAAATTGCAGTATGGACAACATTTGCCGTTATGTTAGGATCACGTAAAGAAATCGCTGCACTTTCTCCGGAGCTGCTACTTTTTTTTATTCTCTATTTTGTGATGGGTTATATGTTTTTTGCAGGAATCAATGCTTTGATCGGAGCTGTTTTCGCTTCAGATCAGGATATACAGCCCTTACAAGCGGTCATTTCGATGTTGGGTGTGGTGCCGGTAGCATTGGCGTTTTGGGTTATTGAAGCGCCATCCGATATCGCGATACGAATACTTTCATACGTTCCATTTCTTACGCCGACGATGATGATTCTTCGTATTATTGTATCCAATCCGCCGTGGTGGGAAATAGGGTTGACATTCATAACACTTTTTGTCGGTGTAGTCTTGGTGTTTCGTATGGCCGGTCGTTTATTTGAAATAAGTTTGCGGATGCATGGAAAAAAAATATCACTTCGCGAGATGATGCGATGGGCTCGGGCATAAAAAATAAAGTTACTACTTTAGCCATAAAAAACATGGTTTGCGATCGATGCATCCGCGTAGTTCGCGATGAATTGGCTAATATCGGCGTAAATGTGCGTCATGTCGAATTGGGTAAAGCGATCGTTGAAGGTAATCTAACTTTGCCGATGCAAAATAAACTACGAATGGTATTGACTCAAAATGGTTTTGAACTTCTTGAGGACAAACGTGCAAAAATCGTAGAGGAAATAAAAAATCAAATCGTGATCTATGTTCAAAAAAACGATGTCGAAAATAAAAATATTAAATTATCCGTACTCTTATCACGCACGATCGGTCGTGATTATTCATATCTTTCCGGACTTTTTTCATCGGTAGAAGGGATCACCATAGAACGCTTTTTGATTTTGCAAAAGATTGAAAAAGTGAAAGAATGGCTAGCGTACGACGATCGGACGCTCAGTGAGATTTCTTATAAACTGGGTTACAGCAGTGTGCCTCATTTGTCCAAACAGTTTAAACAAATAACAGGTTTAACGCCGACGGAATTTAAACAGCAAAACGATCATCGCCGAATTCCGTTGGACAAAATAAAAATGATCCATCGTGTCACATAAGGGGAACCAACGATGCGCCAAAAATATTATCTTGTATCCGGAGCCGGAACGGGTATCGGTCTTTCAATAGCCAAAAAATTAGCCGAACGCGCCGATCACAGCGTAATACTCTGTGGTCGCCGACAGGACGTTTTAAGCGAGGCCATGCATCAACTTTCCAATACGCGCAATCATTCGATATTGGTGATGGATATACAAAATCCGGACACGATAAAAAAAGCGGCTACCAATCTGGCTATACCGTATCTTGATGGTATTATTTCCAATGCCGGTATCGGAGGAGAAAATCAATATGGCGACGAAGATCGTTGGGATGCAATCATTGCAACCAATCTGACAGGCACGTATCATTTTGTTATTAATTTTCTACCAATCCTAAGAAAATCACCGAATACATATCGTCATATTGTTATTGTTTCGTCTATTTTAGCAAGACTCGGCGTGGCAAGGTATTCAGCCTATTGTGCAAGTAAAGCAGGTTTGCTCGGTCTTATGCGGAGCTGGGCGGTTGAGTTAGCTCCTGAGAAAATTTTGGTCAACGCGGTCTGCCCGGGCTGGGTCAATACAAAAATGGCACAGGATGGTATGGAAGGTATAGCTAAAAATATCGGTGTAACGACGGAAGAATTTTATCGGATGGCTATGGAATCGGTGCCTTTGCGGAAAATGAGCGAACCGGAGGAGATAGCTGATCTAACTCATTATCTGGTAAAGCAACGCAGTATAACCGGCCAGACATTGGATATCAATAACGGTGCGATCATGAATAGCTAAGCTTCTATTTTTGTTGTTATTTTAAATAATGTGAGTTAGATTAAACTGTCTAAGATAAGTGAGTACGCTCATGAAATACAAAGTAACCACCGAACAAAAAGAGTACGACATCGAAGTCGTACCGCAAGGCGCAAGCTTCAAAGTGCGCGTAGGCAAATCTCCTGATATAGAAGAATTGGATGTAGATTTTCACACCGTAGGTCAGGGATCGGTTCATTCGATGCTGGTCAATGACAAATCGTATCGTGTGATTATTGATAAAAAAATGCACAAACACGCCGTATATACTCGGCGTCATCGTTTTGAATTTAACGTCGAAGATGAACGCACATTTTTGATGCGTTCATTAATAGCCGGCTCCGGAGCTAAAGCGGCCGGTGAAGTAAAAGCGCCAATCCCCGGATTGGTCAGTAAGTTACTTTTGCAAGAAGGCGACACGGTCAATCAAGGGCAAGGCGTACTGATACTTGAAGCGATGAAAATGGAAAATGAAATCAAAGCACCGATGGCCGGGAAGATTAAGAAGTTTCATGTGCAGGGCGGAAAAAATGTAGAAAAAGGGCAACCTTTGTTTGTAGTAGAACCATAACGTACGCGCTTCAAAGGTCTTGATATATGAATAAAAAATTCGAACTCCCGCTATGTGATCAATGCCATTCACGGATTCACTCCGTTTTTGGTGATCTCAAAGACAGCGATGTCAAGTCGCTGAATGAAAATAAATGCGGCAATATTTATAAAAAAGGCCAAGTGCTTTTTTATGAAGGCAACAAGCCGACGGGACTATTTTGTGTCAATAAAGGCAAGATAAAAACGTACCGCATCAATGCGGACGGTAAAGAACAAATCATTCGGCTGGCCAAAGAAGGTGATGTTTTGGGATACAGCTCGCTCATTAGCGGCGATTTGTATTCGAGTTCGGCGGCTGTTATTGAGGATGCGATTATTTGTTATATACCGCGTAATGTGTTTTTGAACCTACTGGATTCCAATACGACATTTTCGATGAAGATGATCCGTCTGCTCTCGCATGATCTCAAATCATCTGAAGATCGTGTCGTCAACTTGGCGCAGAATACCGTGCGCGAACGCCTCGCCGAAACATTACTTATGCTTGAAGAATTCGGAGGAACGGAAAACGACGGTAAAACACTTCGGACATCATTATCGCGTGAAGAAATAGCCAACATCGTCGGAACGGCCACGGAGACAACCATTCGGTTGTTATCGGAATTTCGCAGCGACGGCTTGATTGAACTGGAAGGAAAACGTATCAAGATTGTGAACCGAGGTTTGCTACTCAAAGCCGCTAATGTTGAAGATTAAAAAGTTTTAAAATAGAAAAAATTTTAGAACCAATAAATTATAACAGACAGCCAGCGCTACAAACGTTGGCTGTTCGCTTTTGATCGCGGTGTATATGTCAAATCGGAATTTGGGGTGATGGATGTCTTCATATATCGTACGGTATTTTGGAATAAGCCGCGGCGTCAATTGGGAGTATAATTCATAATCTGTGCCGAATTTTTTACGCAGATATGTTTCTTCATAAATAACGATACAGTAATAAATCATTCCAAAAAAAATAAATACGCAAGGTATTGCGAGTATCAAGAAAGAGTTTGACAAGGCGGTAAAACCTAAATATATTAAAATATTACCAGTATAGATCGGGTTTCTCATATGCGCGTATGGTCCGGATGTTATCAAAATAGGGGCCGTAACGCCGGAAACGCGAGATTCCTTTCCGATATATCCCACAGCCATAATGCGTAACGATTCACCGATAACGATCAGTAACGTACCTGTAATAAATGGTATTGTGTCATAGGTGCCCGTTATAAAAAGAAAAATGTATAATGGTACGGGAGTAAAACTGCGAAATCTAAAAAAGACTTCCCCAAGTCTTGAAATTACCATCGGTTAAGTTTATATTTTATCTAGGTTAAGTGTGACACACATCACAGCATTGTAATTTATTCAAACTTAATTTACTCAAAAAATGCCAAAAGAATATCTTTTTCATCACAATATTATAAGGAGAGACGGTATGGAACTTAAGGCTGTATTAAGTCGGTTCCGCCAAATGGTCGGGTTGTCACTGATCGTTGCGGTATTTTCGCTCACTACGGTTGTTGCGCAAGGAACAACGAATGGAGTAACAATTACTCCGGAACCATTGACACCGTTCACCTTTACTTCGTTTCCTTTAAGCCTTTTGGGTATTGGCGGTTCCGATGCCAACTTATCTTCATTTAATAATTTCGGGTTGAGATTTGAGAATAATAGCGGATCTGTAAAAATAATAAGAATGGGAATAGACTTAAAAACGTCTCAAGGGTCGATATTTAATAAGAAATATATGGTGACCCTAACTATTCCCTCCGGTGTGCCGATTTTTGTAGGCGTTCCTCAGATATTGAACGGCAGTTTTGGTTCTATCAAAGCATCAAACAGGCAATCGATCAGCATCAGCGATGACTTCATGAAACAGATCAAAGGCGGATTTCCCAGCGGTCTTTTCACTTTTGACATTAAAGCGGGTCTTGCCAATATTAATACTTATGATGGTCTGGATTATATGGGATCACTCCAGATTCAAGTTCTC comes from bacterium and encodes:
- the tsf gene encoding translation elongation factor Ts; translated protein: FAVMVEINCETDFVAKNDDFVKFSNNVLAQVRDSKPANLDAFLSAPAAFAAGQTIADAVTGLTAKIGEKIAVKRIAVIENNQGVIAGYIHPGNKLGVLLQLNVEGFAATMTADAYSVAYDIAMQAAAMNPTYIHREEVPADVVEKESAILREQLKNDPKNANKPDNVLTNIIKGRLDKFYQEVCLVDQAFVKDPNKMIKDLVADLSKKLGKPVTIRRFERFRLGE
- a CDS encoding UMP kinase, whose amino-acid sequence is MPMPIFKRILLKLSGEALMGEQGYGIDTKVLEQIAKEIKDVKALGVEIAIVIGGGNIFRGLAASAKGMDRVSADHMGMLATVMNSLALQDALEKQGLFTRILSAIKMEQVCEPFIRRRAIRHLEKGRIVIFAAGTGNPYFTTDTAASLRAIEVEADVILKGTRVDGVYDSDPEKNKEAFRFEKITYLDVVKKGLNVMDMTAVTLCMDNKLPIVVFNLKTQGNLRRLVLGENVGTRVQQEQ
- the frr gene encoding ribosome recycling factor, whose amino-acid sequence is MYDLNKQYHETEEKMKKSLETVRNELAKIRSGRATTTLLDGVKVDYYGTPTPLNQVGNVSAPEARLLTVQPWEKGMVPAIEKAIREANLGLNPQNDGALIRIPIPPLNEERRKELVKLGKKYAEEGKVAVRNVRRDANEHFKKAEKDHKISEDDSKDAQDKVQKMTDNYIKKIDEMLLIKEKEIMEV
- a CDS encoding ABC transporter permease, translating into MSNFFFTSKTRTIIQWEFTQRVISKGFLFSVIFIPVIILAFTLLPVFFANSNGNRIFSVGVFDATRRLGEDLSSKLQDLTYSEIQLVPLASSNVEEALAEGKRLAKEDGIDAVLVLTVDMFTQRKIEIYTDNRTENAVQIELLKQAVASLLIEYRMRGKNFTHEEIQNITAPLQVDTYKLGSDHAASLQKYMTGIILVMMLYFAIANSAGSFMRGLSEEKNNRVIEVLVASASPREIMAGKVIGLGLVGLLQIAVWTTFAVMLGSRKEIAALSPELLLFFILYFVMGYMFFAGINALIGAVFASDQDIQPLQAVISMLGVVPVALAFWVIEAPSDIAIRILSYVPFLTPTMMILRIIVSNPPWWEIGLTFITLFVGVVLVFRMAGRLFEISLRMHGKKISLREMMRWARA
- a CDS encoding helix-turn-helix transcriptional regulator; translation: MGSGIKNKVTTLAIKNMVCDRCIRVVRDELANIGVNVRHVELGKAIVEGNLTLPMQNKLRMVLTQNGFELLEDKRAKIVEEIKNQIVIYVQKNDVENKNIKLSVLLSRTIGRDYSYLSGLFSSVEGITIERFLILQKIEKVKEWLAYDDRTLSEISYKLGYSSVPHLSKQFKQITGLTPTEFKQQNDHRRIPLDKIKMIHRVT
- a CDS encoding SDR family oxidoreductase, whose amino-acid sequence is MRQKYYLVSGAGTGIGLSIAKKLAERADHSVILCGRRQDVLSEAMHQLSNTRNHSILVMDIQNPDTIKKAATNLAIPYLDGIISNAGIGGENQYGDEDRWDAIIATNLTGTYHFVINFLPILRKSPNTYRHIVIVSSILARLGVARYSAYCASKAGLLGLMRSWAVELAPEKILVNAVCPGWVNTKMAQDGMEGIAKNIGVTTEEFYRMAMESVPLRKMSEPEEIADLTHYLVKQRSITGQTLDINNGAIMNS
- a CDS encoding biotin/lipoyl-binding protein, with the translated sequence MKYKVTTEQKEYDIEVVPQGASFKVRVGKSPDIEELDVDFHTVGQGSVHSMLVNDKSYRVIIDKKMHKHAVYTRRHRFEFNVEDERTFLMRSLIAGSGAKAAGEVKAPIPGLVSKLLLQEGDTVNQGQGVLILEAMKMENEIKAPMAGKIKKFHVQGGKNVEKGQPLFVVEP
- a CDS encoding Crp/Fnr family transcriptional regulator — protein: MNKKFELPLCDQCHSRIHSVFGDLKDSDVKSLNENKCGNIYKKGQVLFYEGNKPTGLFCVNKGKIKTYRINADGKEQIIRLAKEGDVLGYSSLISGDLYSSSAAVIEDAIICYIPRNVFLNLLDSNTTFSMKMIRLLSHDLKSSEDRVVNLAQNTVRERLAETLLMLEEFGGTENDGKTLRTSLSREEIANIVGTATETTIRLLSEFRSDGLIELEGKRIKIVNRGLLLKAANVED
- a CDS encoding isoprenylcysteine carboxylmethyltransferase family protein; this translates as MVISRLGEVFFRFRSFTPVPLYIFLFITGTYDTIPFITGTLLIVIGESLRIMAVGYIGKESRVSGVTAPILITSGPYAHMRNPIYTGNILIYLGFTALSNSFLILAIPCVFIFFGMIYYCIVIYEETYLRKKFGTDYELYSQLTPRLIPKYRTIYEDIHHPKFRFDIYTAIKSEQPTFVALAVCYNLLVLKFFLF